A region from the Triticum aestivum cultivar Chinese Spring chromosome 3D, IWGSC CS RefSeq v2.1, whole genome shotgun sequence genome encodes:
- the LOC123080718 gene encoding uncharacterized protein isoform X2 yields MAIMADECMEHALTFAIDSSTAAQHWLVPLPSQHQDAATLQQQQQLGSVGYDADAAEELGRSVLLVAEALFLRGVLGDDDLLRVLSAMPNPGDAYRDGGFGGVPASASAVAGLEKRVYCRGGGQGGPSTTDTGCVICLEDFVAGDEIA; encoded by the coding sequence ATGGCAATAATGGCCGACGAGTGCATGGAGCACGCCCTGACCTTCGCCATCGACAGCAGCACGGCGGCCCAGCACTGGCTCGTCCCGCTTCCATCCCAGCACCAGGACGCGGCAAcattgcagcagcagcagcagcttggaTCCGTCGGATACGACGCCGACGCGGCAGAGGAGCTCGGCCGATCGGTCCTGCTCGTCGCGGAGGCCCTCTTCCTCCgcggcgtcctcggcgacgacGATCTCCTACGGGTCCTGTCGGCCATGCCCAATCCCGGCGACGCCTACCGCGACGGCGGTTTCGGAGGAGTCCCTGCGTCAGCATCGGCGGTGGCCGGCCTGGAGAAGCGTGTTTATTGTCGCGGGGGAGGCCAGGGCGGTCCTAGCACGACGGACACGGGCTGCGTCATCTGCTTGGAGGACTTCGTGGCAGGTGACGAGATCGCGTGA